In the genome of Sardina pilchardus chromosome 14, fSarPil1.1, whole genome shotgun sequence, one region contains:
- the ogdhb gene encoding 2-oxoglutarate dehydrogenase complex component E1 isoform X1: protein MHRLRTCAARLRPLTASQTAQSASSQTRPAAAGAPRTFQHIRCYTAPVAAEPFLNGTSSNYVEEMYYAWLENPKSVHKSWDIFFRNANAGAPPGTAYQSPPPLGVSLSGLSQAQALVGAQPNVEKLVEDHLAVQSLIRAYQIRGHHVAQLDPLGIMDADLDSCVPTDIITSSDKLGFYGLDESDLDKVFRLPTTTFIGGSESALPLKEIIRRLEMAYCQHIGVEFMFINDLDQCQWIRQKFEKPGVMQFSLEEKRTLLARMVRSTRFEEFLQRKWSSEKRFGLEGSESLIPALKTIIDKSSENGVESVIMGMPHRGRLNVLANVIRKELEQIFCQFDSKLEAADEGSGDVKYHLGMFHRRINRVTDRNITLSLMANPSHLEAVDPVVQGKTKAEQFYCGDTEGNRVMSILLHGDAAFAGQGIVYETFNLGDLPSYTTHGTIHVVVNNQIGFTTDPRMARSSPYPTDVARVVNAPIFHVNADDPEAVMYVCNVAAEWRATFHKDVVVDLVSYRRNGHNEMDEPMFTQPLMYKQIKKQKPVLQKYAEKLIAEGVVTRQEYEEEIAKYDKICEEAHARSKDEKILHIKHWLDSPWPDFFTLDGQPKSMSCPSTGLTEEELNHIGKIASSVPVEDFTIHGGLSRVLKGRGNMVENRLVDWALGEYMAFGSLLKEGIHVRLSGQDVERGTFSHRHHVLHDQNVDKKVCIPMNHIAPNQAPYTVCNSSLSEYGVLGFELGFAMASPNALILWEAQFGDFHNTAQCIIDQFISPGQAKWVRQNGIVLLLPHGMEGMGPEHSSARPERFLQMCNDDPDVFPSIAGDFAVQQLYDCNWIVVNCSNPGNYFHVLRRQILLPFRKPLIVFTPKSLLRHPEAKSSFDDMLPGTHFQRIISDQGPASQNPEGVKRVIFCTGKVYYELARERKERGMEDTVVITRVEQLSPFPFDLVKAETDKYPNADLLWSQEEHKNQGYYDYVKPRIRTTIDRSRPVWYAGRGPAAAPATGNKKTHLHELERFMDTAFNLNAFEGQS from the exons tcTTGGGATATATTTTTCCGTAACGCTAATGCGGGTGCCCCCCCGGGCACGGCGTACCAGAGTCCTCCCCCGTTGGGCGTGAGTCTGTCGGGTCTCTCCCAGGCCCAGGCCCTGGTGGGGGCCCAGCCCAACGTGGAGAAGCTGGTAGAGGATCACCTCGCCGTCCAGTCCCTCATCAGGGCTTACCAg ATTCGTGGGCATCATGTTGCCCAGTTGGACCCCCTCGGGATTATGGACGCCGATCTCGATTCGTGCGTCCCCACCGATATAATAACGTCGTCGGACAAGCTTG GGTTCTACGGTCTGGACGAGTCGGACCTGGACAAGGTGTTCCGGctgcccaccaccaccttcatcGGGGGCAGCGAGAGCGCCCTACCCCTCAAGGAGATTATCCGCCGtctggag ATGGCGTACTGCCAGCACATCGGCGTGGAGTTCATGTTCATCAACGACCTGGACCAGTGCCAGTGGATCCGGCAGAAGTTTGAGAAGCCCGGGGTCATGCAGTTCAgcctggaggagaagaggacgcTGCTGGCCCGCATGGTCCGCTCCACCAG GTTTGAGGAGTTCCTGCAGAGGAAGTGGTCGTCTGAGAAGCGCTTCGGTCTGGAGGGCTCCGAGTCGCTCATCCCCGCTCTGAAGACCATCATCGACAAGTCCAGCGAGAACGGCGTGGAGAGCGTCATCATGGGCATGCCCCACAG GGGCCGTCTGAATGTGCTGGCCAACGTGATCAGGAAGGAGCTGGAGCAGATCTTCTGCCAGTTTGACTCCAAGCTGGAGGCCGCAGAtgag GGCTCTGGGGACGTCAAGTACCACTTGGGCATGTTCCACCGGCGCATCAACCGCGTGACTGACCGCAACATCACGCTGTCGCTGATGGCCAACCCGTCCCACCTGGAGGCCGTGGACCCCGTGGTGCAGGGCAAGACCAAGGCCGAGCAGTTCTACTGCGGAGACACCGAGGGCAACCGG GTGATGTCCATCCTGCTTCACGGAGATGCAGCCTTCGCTGGTCAGGGCATCGTTTACGAGACCTTCAATCTGGGTGACCTCCCCTCATACACCACGCACGGCACCATCCACGTGGTGGTCAACAACCAg atCGGCTTCACGACTGACCCGCGCATGGCCCGCTCCTCGCCCTACCCCACGGACGTGGCGCGCGTGGTGAACGCGCCCATCTTCCACGTGAACGCGGACGACCCCGAGGCCGTCATGTACGTGTGCAACGTGGCCGCCGAGTGGAGAGCCACCTTCCACAAGGACGTGGTCGTCGACCTG gtGTCATACCGGCGTAACGGGCACAACGAGATGGACGAGCCCATGTTCACCCAGCCCCTGATGTACAAGCAGATCAAGAAGCAGAAGCCCGTGCTGCAGAAATATGCCGAGAAGCTCATCGCCGAGGGAGTGGTCACCCGGCAGGAGTACGag GAGGAGATCGCCAAGTACGACAAGATCTGTGAGGAGGCCCACGCACGCTCCAAAGATGAGAAGATCCTCCACATCAAGCACTGGCTGGACTCCCCATggcctg atttctTCACCCTGGACGGCCAGCCTAAGAGCATGAGCTGCCCCTCTACTGGTCTGACCGAGGAGGAGCTCAACCACATCGGCAAGATCGCCTCATCTGTGCCCGTGGAAGACTTCACCATCCACGGAG gtctgaGCCGTGTGCTGAAGGGCCGTGGCAACATGGTGGAGAACCGTCTGGTGGACTGGGCGCTGGGAGAGTACATGGCCTTCGGCTCGCTGCTGAAAGAGGGCATCCACGTGCGCCTCAGTGGACAGGACGTGGAGAGAGGAACTTTCAG ccaTCGGCATCACGTTCTTCATGACCAGAATGTGGACAAGAAGGTTTGCATCCCCATGAACCACATCGCCCCCAACCAGGCCCCCTACACCGTCTGCAACAGCTCCCTCTCTGAGTACGGCGTGCTGG GCTTCGAGCTGGGCTTTGCCATGGCCAGCCCCAACGCTCTGATCCTGTGGGAGGCCCAGTTCGGGGACTTCCACAACACGGCCCAGTGCATCATCGACCAGTTCATCAGCCCGGGCCAGGCCAAGTGGGTCCGCCAGAACGGCatcgtgctgctgctgccccacGGCATGGAGGGCATG GGTCCTGAGCACTCTTCTGCCCGCCCTGAGAGGTTCCTGCAGATGTGCAACGATGACCCCGATGTCTTCCCT TCCATCGCTGGGGACTTTGCCGTCCAACAGCTGTACGACTGCAACTGGATCGTAGTCAACTGCTCCAATccaggcaactacttccacgtGCTGCGTCGACAGATCCTGCTGCCCTTCCGCAAAccc CTCATCGTTTTCACCCCCAAATCCCTCCTGCGCCACCCAGAGGCCAAGTCCAGCTTCGACGACATGCTCCCAG GGACACACTTCCAGCGCATCATCTCAGACCAGGGTCCGGCCTCCCAGAACCCTGAGGGGGTGAAGCGCGTGATCTTCTGCACAGGGAAGGTGTACTACGAGCTGGCACGCGAGCGCAAGGAGCGCGGCATGGAGGACACTGTTGTCATCACTCGTGTTGAGCAa ctgtctCCGTTCCCCTTCGACCTGGTGAAGGCCGAGACGGACAAGTACCCAAATGCTGACCTGCTGTGGAGCCAGGAGGAGCACAAGAACCAGGGTTACTATGACTACGTCAAGCCCCGCATCCGTACCACCATCGACCGCAGCCGCCCCGTCTG gtaTGCTGGCCGTGGGCCCGCAGCAGCCCCAGCCACTGGTAACAAGAAGACCCATCTGCACGAGCTGGAGCGCTTCATGGATACGGCCTTCAACCTCAACGCCTTCGAGGGCCAGTcctag
- the ogdhb gene encoding 2-oxoglutarate dehydrogenase complex component E1 isoform X2, whose protein sequence is MHRLRTCAARLRPLTASQTAQSASSQTRPAAAGAPRTFQHIRCYTAPVAAEPFLNGTSSNYVEEMYYAWLENPKSVHKSWDIFFRNANAGAPPGTAYQSPPPLGVSLSGLSQAQALVGAQPNVEKLVEDHLAVQSLIRAYQVRGHSIAQLDPLGISCVNFDDAAVSAGLKEVGFYGLDESDLDKVFRLPTTTFIGGSESALPLKEIIRRLEMAYCQHIGVEFMFINDLDQCQWIRQKFEKPGVMQFSLEEKRTLLARMVRSTRFEEFLQRKWSSEKRFGLEGSESLIPALKTIIDKSSENGVESVIMGMPHRGRLNVLANVIRKELEQIFCQFDSKLEAADEGSGDVKYHLGMFHRRINRVTDRNITLSLMANPSHLEAVDPVVQGKTKAEQFYCGDTEGNRVMSILLHGDAAFAGQGIVYETFNLGDLPSYTTHGTIHVVVNNQIGFTTDPRMARSSPYPTDVARVVNAPIFHVNADDPEAVMYVCNVAAEWRATFHKDVVVDLVSYRRNGHNEMDEPMFTQPLMYKQIKKQKPVLQKYAEKLIAEGVVTRQEYEEEIAKYDKICEEAHARSKDEKILHIKHWLDSPWPDFFTLDGQPKSMSCPSTGLTEEELNHIGKIASSVPVEDFTIHGGLSRVLKGRGNMVENRLVDWALGEYMAFGSLLKEGIHVRLSGQDVERGTFSHRHHVLHDQNVDKKVCIPMNHIAPNQAPYTVCNSSLSEYGVLGFELGFAMASPNALILWEAQFGDFHNTAQCIIDQFISPGQAKWVRQNGIVLLLPHGMEGMGPEHSSARPERFLQMCNDDPDVFPSIAGDFAVQQLYDCNWIVVNCSNPGNYFHVLRRQILLPFRKPLIVFTPKSLLRHPEAKSSFDDMLPGTHFQRIISDQGPASQNPEGVKRVIFCTGKVYYELARERKERGMEDTVVITRVEQLSPFPFDLVKAETDKYPNADLLWSQEEHKNQGYYDYVKPRIRTTIDRSRPVWYAGRGPAAAPATGNKKTHLHELERFMDTAFNLNAFEGQS, encoded by the exons tcTTGGGATATATTTTTCCGTAACGCTAATGCGGGTGCCCCCCCGGGCACGGCGTACCAGAGTCCTCCCCCGTTGGGCGTGAGTCTGTCGGGTCTCTCCCAGGCCCAGGCCCTGGTGGGGGCCCAGCCCAACGTGGAGAAGCTGGTAGAGGATCACCTCGCCGTCCAGTCCCTCATCAGGGCTTACCAg gtgagaggacattCCATAGCCCAGCTTGATCCTTTGGGCATCAGTTGTGTAAATTTTGACGATGCCGCAGTTTCTGCTGGCTTAAAGGAAGTCG GGTTCTACGGTCTGGACGAGTCGGACCTGGACAAGGTGTTCCGGctgcccaccaccaccttcatcGGGGGCAGCGAGAGCGCCCTACCCCTCAAGGAGATTATCCGCCGtctggag ATGGCGTACTGCCAGCACATCGGCGTGGAGTTCATGTTCATCAACGACCTGGACCAGTGCCAGTGGATCCGGCAGAAGTTTGAGAAGCCCGGGGTCATGCAGTTCAgcctggaggagaagaggacgcTGCTGGCCCGCATGGTCCGCTCCACCAG GTTTGAGGAGTTCCTGCAGAGGAAGTGGTCGTCTGAGAAGCGCTTCGGTCTGGAGGGCTCCGAGTCGCTCATCCCCGCTCTGAAGACCATCATCGACAAGTCCAGCGAGAACGGCGTGGAGAGCGTCATCATGGGCATGCCCCACAG GGGCCGTCTGAATGTGCTGGCCAACGTGATCAGGAAGGAGCTGGAGCAGATCTTCTGCCAGTTTGACTCCAAGCTGGAGGCCGCAGAtgag GGCTCTGGGGACGTCAAGTACCACTTGGGCATGTTCCACCGGCGCATCAACCGCGTGACTGACCGCAACATCACGCTGTCGCTGATGGCCAACCCGTCCCACCTGGAGGCCGTGGACCCCGTGGTGCAGGGCAAGACCAAGGCCGAGCAGTTCTACTGCGGAGACACCGAGGGCAACCGG GTGATGTCCATCCTGCTTCACGGAGATGCAGCCTTCGCTGGTCAGGGCATCGTTTACGAGACCTTCAATCTGGGTGACCTCCCCTCATACACCACGCACGGCACCATCCACGTGGTGGTCAACAACCAg atCGGCTTCACGACTGACCCGCGCATGGCCCGCTCCTCGCCCTACCCCACGGACGTGGCGCGCGTGGTGAACGCGCCCATCTTCCACGTGAACGCGGACGACCCCGAGGCCGTCATGTACGTGTGCAACGTGGCCGCCGAGTGGAGAGCCACCTTCCACAAGGACGTGGTCGTCGACCTG gtGTCATACCGGCGTAACGGGCACAACGAGATGGACGAGCCCATGTTCACCCAGCCCCTGATGTACAAGCAGATCAAGAAGCAGAAGCCCGTGCTGCAGAAATATGCCGAGAAGCTCATCGCCGAGGGAGTGGTCACCCGGCAGGAGTACGag GAGGAGATCGCCAAGTACGACAAGATCTGTGAGGAGGCCCACGCACGCTCCAAAGATGAGAAGATCCTCCACATCAAGCACTGGCTGGACTCCCCATggcctg atttctTCACCCTGGACGGCCAGCCTAAGAGCATGAGCTGCCCCTCTACTGGTCTGACCGAGGAGGAGCTCAACCACATCGGCAAGATCGCCTCATCTGTGCCCGTGGAAGACTTCACCATCCACGGAG gtctgaGCCGTGTGCTGAAGGGCCGTGGCAACATGGTGGAGAACCGTCTGGTGGACTGGGCGCTGGGAGAGTACATGGCCTTCGGCTCGCTGCTGAAAGAGGGCATCCACGTGCGCCTCAGTGGACAGGACGTGGAGAGAGGAACTTTCAG ccaTCGGCATCACGTTCTTCATGACCAGAATGTGGACAAGAAGGTTTGCATCCCCATGAACCACATCGCCCCCAACCAGGCCCCCTACACCGTCTGCAACAGCTCCCTCTCTGAGTACGGCGTGCTGG GCTTCGAGCTGGGCTTTGCCATGGCCAGCCCCAACGCTCTGATCCTGTGGGAGGCCCAGTTCGGGGACTTCCACAACACGGCCCAGTGCATCATCGACCAGTTCATCAGCCCGGGCCAGGCCAAGTGGGTCCGCCAGAACGGCatcgtgctgctgctgccccacGGCATGGAGGGCATG GGTCCTGAGCACTCTTCTGCCCGCCCTGAGAGGTTCCTGCAGATGTGCAACGATGACCCCGATGTCTTCCCT TCCATCGCTGGGGACTTTGCCGTCCAACAGCTGTACGACTGCAACTGGATCGTAGTCAACTGCTCCAATccaggcaactacttccacgtGCTGCGTCGACAGATCCTGCTGCCCTTCCGCAAAccc CTCATCGTTTTCACCCCCAAATCCCTCCTGCGCCACCCAGAGGCCAAGTCCAGCTTCGACGACATGCTCCCAG GGACACACTTCCAGCGCATCATCTCAGACCAGGGTCCGGCCTCCCAGAACCCTGAGGGGGTGAAGCGCGTGATCTTCTGCACAGGGAAGGTGTACTACGAGCTGGCACGCGAGCGCAAGGAGCGCGGCATGGAGGACACTGTTGTCATCACTCGTGTTGAGCAa ctgtctCCGTTCCCCTTCGACCTGGTGAAGGCCGAGACGGACAAGTACCCAAATGCTGACCTGCTGTGGAGCCAGGAGGAGCACAAGAACCAGGGTTACTATGACTACGTCAAGCCCCGCATCCGTACCACCATCGACCGCAGCCGCCCCGTCTG gtaTGCTGGCCGTGGGCCCGCAGCAGCCCCAGCCACTGGTAACAAGAAGACCCATCTGCACGAGCTGGAGCGCTTCATGGATACGGCCTTCAACCTCAACGCCTTCGAGGGCCAGTcctag